The Nerophis ophidion isolate RoL-2023_Sa linkage group LG09, RoL_Noph_v1.0, whole genome shotgun sequence genome contains a region encoding:
- the mkks gene encoding McKusick-Kaufman/Bardet-Biedl syndromes putative chaperonin: MSRLAKKSQAVCTDLPLDTSDFLDKVHLLGQLLRSCFGPSGRLKHIRNNIGGQVVTTSTSSLLLASISSSHPLLNLILASVRNHVCRFSDCGLFAAIVCVALLEGVKRLDLKGKVTTGVYKHLLGLCISYLQREDCGCKVRLDFCSGDDLMRLARSVLCSKPACRLTKHEALHISRLVVQAFLLTVPSHSNGVVTLGTTLIVSIDGLPVMDSAVFPGILVDMPNGYEYSEMRTPSAVPLRMVLFSTSLAGDLSELGDGTIEVHGGADMDSDILTQLLEIGKRAVEDGVKIFMCQKVIHPVLQQYLWSHGIIVIERVGINLMQPLTQLTGSQPVATLHTIIPPQAYGKVAITTSRQFGSKTMLHLYPSEESVICTTVLCHRNETMLNELKVACQKTEHVLRLALKEPFALLGGGCTETHLAAYIRQQCDAAGSASMLGCSQAEYLLGVEAFCSSLDSAAASLQHDSESSLIDLTCAHHWTLPEDVEVCFSSCGCGLMKRDQCPMWSHLNTKYPVFSPGSPSGGDKVKPCVLDSFTAKLNALQVAVETANVALDVRYVIQDKN, from the exons ATGTCACGACTGGCCAAGAAATCGCAAGCTGTTTGCACGGACCTGCCTTTGGACACAAGTGACTTCTTGGACAAAGTTCATCTTCTGGGTCAGCTTCTCAGGTCTTGTTTTGGTCCTTCGGGGAGACTCAAACACATCCGCAACAACATCGGAGGGCAAGTTGTGACCACGTCGACGTCGTCGCTTCTTCTTGCATCCATTTCCTCATCACACCCGCTCCTAAATCTCATTTTAGCCTCCGTCCGCAATCACGTCTGTCGTTTCAGTGACTGCGGGTTGTTCGCAGCCATAGTTTGTGTGGCTCTCCTTGAAGGAGTCAAACGGCTTGACCTTAAGGGAAAGGTGACCACCGGTGTGTACAAACACCTGTTGGGTCTGTGCATTAGTTACCTCCAACGAGAAGACTGCGGCTGTAAAGTGAGGCTCGATTTTTGCAGCGGCGATGACTTGATGAGGTTGGCTCGCAGTGTTCTCTGCAGCAAACCAGCCTGCAGGCTAACTAAGCATGAAGCCCTTCACATCAGCAGGTTGGTAGTGCAAGCATTTTTACTCACAGTACCTTCCCACAGCAATGGCGTGGTGACTCTAGGCACGACCCTGATTGTGTCCATTGATGGCCTTCCTGTGATGGACTCTGCAGTGTTTCCAGGCATATTAGTAGACATGCCGAATGGCTATGAGTACTCAGAAATGAGGACTCCCTCCGCTGTTCCCCTGCGAATGGTATTGTTCAGTACATCCCTCGCTGGAGATCTCTCCGAGCTAGGAGATGGAACAATTGAGGTGCACGGCGGTGCAGACATGGACTCTGACATCCTGACTCAGCTCCTTGAGATTGGCAAACGGGCAGTGGAAGATGGTGTTAAGATATTCATGTGCCAGAAGGTTATCCACCCGGTCTTGCAGCAATACCTATGGAGTCACGGCATCATAGTCATAGAGCGAGTGGGGATTAATCTCATGCAGCCTCTTACGCAACTCACAG GGTCCCAACCAGTGGCAACGTTGCACACGATAATCCCTCCTCAAGCCTATGGAAAGGTGGCGATTACCACTTCTAGACAGTTTGGATCCAAGACAATGCTGCATTTATATCCGTCGGAGGAGTCGGTGATCTGCACCACAGTCCTCTGTCACAGGAACGAGACCATGTTAAACGAATTGAAG GTGGCGTGCCAGAAGACGGAGCATGTTTTGCGCCTCGCCCTGAAGGAACCGTTTGCTTTGCTCGGAGGTGGGTGCACAGAAACCCACTTAGCTGCGTACATCAGACAACAG TGTGACGCAGCTGGAAGTGCATCAATGCTCGGCTGCTCGCAGGCAGAATACCTGCTTGGAGTGGAGGCGTTCTGCAGCTCTCTTGATTCGGCGGCTGCATCGCTACAACACGACAGTGAGAGTTCTCTCATTGATCTGACTTGCGCTCACCATTGGACTCTCCCAGAGGACGTCGAGGTTTGCTTCAGCAGCTGTGGCTGCGGACTGATGAAACGTGACCAATGTCCAATGTGGAGCCACTTGAACACTAAATACCCAGTGTTCTCCCCGGGGTCACCGTCTGGAGGTGATAAGGTGAAGCCATGCGTGCTCGACTCTTTCACAGCAAAGCTCAACGCTTTACAAGTTGCGGTAGAAACCGCAAATGTTGCCCTCGATGTGCGATATGTAATACAAGATAAGAACTAA